The genomic interval AAGCAAATTTCAATTCATAAAAAAACAGGAAACGTATTCTTTAAAGGGTGTGTTTCTACAAAGCCATttcaagaaaaacagaataaaggctttatttatttgtatttaacaaATGACACCACATTACCTTCAGGGTGGGAACAGCTTCTGCAAGCattaaagggaagagaaaaagttaGAAGTGCCGCCTCAGTTTCTTGGCAATATTGAGGTCCAGATATTCATCCAGAAAGTTGTTTGCAATTCCCAGGGCACCTAGGAAGGTCAACAAGGCCAAAATCCCCAAACTCAATCGAAAACCAGTGATCCTGCAGGGTAAACGTAAGGGAGAAAAGTGACAAAGTGGGCTGTAATGAAGAAGCTGAGAGCCCTGAAATAGGCTGTCCTATCGTTGACACTGCCCAGAActtctatatttttgcaatttgaAAATTCTCGCTCATCACATAAATTAAAGAGAATGCCTAGCCACAGAGATCACTTGGTTTCTTTGAACATTCAAAGCATTATCATGGCCAGGCATGATAACTTCCCCGGTAACTTTCTGGATATTATGCAAAATTTTTGCAAGGATCTGGAGTACACATTCATTGCACAGTTTTATACTTGCATTTTCCCATCTCATGCCTAATTGTGTACGGCCTGGCAAGACTTGGCCTCAGGCAGTGTGGGTTACTTTTGCCACCACAGCTCTCAGTGCTGTTAACATACCTCAGGAGAATGAAACTGACCCAGGCCTTATCCTACTACTTTTTGCATAAATACACAATTATGGGGTTCTCCTTACCTTTTTTTAGCAGCTTCTGAATATCCGCAGAAGTATAAGTGACGGCTATATATGTACCCCAGACCCAGACAAGTAGCAAAAACTGtaggggggagaaaaaaaaaagaggaaaggtaCAAAATACAACAGCAGTCTCCTAAGCTGCTGtatgaagacagaaaatattcacaaaacatatatctga from Saimiri boliviensis isolate mSaiBol1 chromosome 3, mSaiBol1.pri, whole genome shotgun sequence carries:
- the MGST2 gene encoding microsomal glutathione S-transferase 2 isoform X2, with translation MPPAVTGSPEFERVFRAQQNCVEFYPIFIITLWMAGWYFNQVFATCLGLGYIYSRHLYFCGYSEAAKKRITGFRLSLGILALLTFLGALGIANNFLDEYLDLNIAKKLRRHF